The following proteins are co-located in the Silene latifolia isolate original U9 population chromosome 1, ASM4854445v1, whole genome shotgun sequence genome:
- the LOC141610725 gene encoding large ribosomal subunit protein eL8y: protein MAPKRGVKAPVVSKKKPEKPVNPLYEKRPKQFGIGGAIPPKKDLTRFIKWPKVVQLQRKKRILKQRLKVPPAINQFTKALDKNLASNLFKLLLKYRPEDKAAKKERLLKAAQAEAEGKKPETKKPVVVKYGLNHITYLIEQGKAQMVVIAHDVDPIELVVWLPALCRKMEVPYCIVKGKARLGTIVHKKTAAALCLTSVKNEDKMEFSRIVEAVKANFNDKYDEHRKKWGGGIMGSKSQAKMKARERVLAKEAAQRLN, encoded by the exons ATG GCCCCCAAAAGAGGCGTGAAAGCCCCCGTTGTCTCCAAAAAGAAGCCT GAGAAACCCGTTAACCCTTTGTATGAGAAGCGTCCCAAGCAGTTTGGTATTGGAGGTGCCATCCCACCCAAGAAGGATCTCACTAGATTTATCAAATGGCCAAAGGTCGTTCAGCTACAGAGGAAGAAGAGAATTCTCAAGCAGCGTTTGAAGGTTCCACCTGCCATCAATCAATTCACTAAGGCTCTTGACAAGAATCTtg CCTCAAACCTTTTCAAGCTGCTGCTCAAGTACAGGCCCGAGGACAAGGCTGCTAAGAAGGAAAGACTTCTGAAAGCTGCTCAAGCTGAAGCTGAGGGAAAAAAACCAGAGACCAAGAAGCCTGTTGTTGTCAAATACGGCCTTAACCACATTACCTACTTGATCGAGCAG GGTAAGGCTCAGATGGTTGTGATTGCTCATGATGTTGACCCAATCGAGCTCGTGGTCTGGCTACCTGCTCTTTGCCGCAAAATGGAGGTTCCATACTGCATTGTCAAGGGAAAAGCCCGTCTAGGAACA ATCGTTCACAAGAAGACTGCTGCTGCATTGTGCCTGACATCCGTGAAAAACGAAGACAAGATGGAGTTTAGCAGAATTGTTGAGGCTGTCAAG GCAAACTTCAACGACAAGTACGATGAGCACAGAAAGAAATGGGGAGGTGGAATAATGGGTTCAAAATCTCAGGCTAAAATGAAGGCTAGGGAAAGAGTCTTGGCCAAGGAAGCTGCTCAGAGGTTGAATTAA